Genomic segment of Chloracidobacterium sp. N:
GGCGCTCGCTGGTTGTTGCGCCGGCCATCCCGGACTACGCCGCCACGGCCGGTGCCATGCGCCGTTACTTTGAGCAGGCGAATGGCAGGCAGGCAGGCGATCCGGTCAAAGCTGCACGCGCCATGCTGGAACTGGTCACTATGGAGAACCCACCTCTGCGGCTGGCAATGGGCAACCGTGCCGTGGACCTCATTCGGAACAAGCTCGAAAGCCAACTGGCCGAACTGGCGCAGCATGAAAGCTGGGCCCGTTCCCTTGATTACGACGCCTGACGCACGGGAGGAGCCATCATGCTTTCAACATCTGACTTCAAACGCGGGGCCTACATTCTGGTGGATGGCGAACCCTACACCGTCCTGGACTGGACGGTTCAGACGCCCTCGGCGCGGGGCGCGGCAACGCTTGTCCGCACGCGCGTGCGCCACGTTCTGACCCAGGCCGTCCTGGAAAAAACCTTCAAATCGGGTGACAAATTCGATGAACCCGACATTGACCAGCGGGAAGTGCAGTTTTTGTACGAATCTGGCGGCGAGTATGTCTTTCTTGACCAGGAAACCTATGAGCAGTACACCCTGCCGGCTTCGGCGATGGAGCGGCTGACGCCCTATCTGACCGAAAACGCGCAGCTCAAGGCGCTGTTTTACGAAGGCAATCTGGTCAGTGTGGAACTGCCGCAGTTTATGGAGTTTGAGGTTGTGGAAACCGAACCCGGCGCGCGCGGCGACACGGCCGCCGGCAAGGTGACGAAACCGGCGCGCATCAGCACCGGCGCGAGCGTCAAAGTGCCGCTGTATATCGAAGTCGGAGAACGTATCGTCGTGGATACCACGACCGGCGAGTTTGCCCGCCGCGCCAAATCCTGAACGCTTTGTCCGGCAACGTTTCCGGCAACATCACCCGCCACCGGCCGCGGCTGGCGGACGTTTCGCCCGAAAGCGTGCCGTTGTAAAAAAATGTTTTCGGTCTGGTCAGGGGGGAGCGGGTGCGCCATACTGAACATTTCCCACCCCCTGTCACACACCCAGGACGGGGCTGAATCTCCAGTCTTTTCTGCTGACCAGAATCAATGCGCACATCCACGTTTTCTGTCCTGCTTTGTCTGGCGTTGGGCAGCGCCCTGCTGACGCCGGCCGCCGCCCAGTCCGAGCGGCCCGGTGAGGTTGCACCG
This window contains:
- the efp gene encoding elongation factor P; this translates as MLSTSDFKRGAYILVDGEPYTVLDWTVQTPSARGAATLVRTRVRHVLTQAVLEKTFKSGDKFDEPDIDQREVQFLYESGGEYVFLDQETYEQYTLPASAMERLTPYLTENAQLKALFYEGNLVSVELPQFMEFEVVETEPGARGDTAAGKVTKPARISTGASVKVPLYIEVGERIVVDTTTGEFARRAKS